One window of the Mycoplasmopsis anatis genome contains the following:
- a CDS encoding carbohydrate ABC transporter permease → MDNLKLYNWYGEEFEPILPEIGHSLKAYKHHVRNIHTRSTDKINLRKKIEKDLFLRARYKITTNLKRELSSHKVAFKNKAKVIQDSIRRLKHSKNLETLIKFEIKKIQKQKQDIKIYSFDFLKSLEKTADDLERKKLLINNLIHKTKLEENDLFKKYCIFSISLLYLKSNKSYIIGDLIKIDTLNQSKLHDFEKECIKSLENPNQFFTDFLNELEKSRIALVQKKLNLKEELKQTKSIEKRKFIIEKNNIKLSAKKRIIELEYDYNQKIEQQKTEAKEIKAASLKKIKENKEAIISVQRNNKHKIYKIKHSTKKKLAALKKTYKSAVKSEMLKIDDILQKEFDAFINKYNLELAYNKDTQVFYKKYFFNIFNKLKVKKEVKQYLKSSYLLSQSQILEKTSYESKFKKVESDSLRDKVLEDKKIREKYIFEKIQAKYTMHTLKKENKLQLEKSEFKKNKNQFKKNYLNSLKEFRLKRKAKEITKQAFQNKKIELKVAYKESVRECVLNSQVFRNKNILKTHEFRKLSERKINKKLYDSKITEAQKSIPTECIKNLRYYSLILGFLFPGLSEILFFKQRTKGVIMLLVAVLIWTLVVPFSFGAYWSKMNGIPGLYDLGSGILDAQKGIFPDARYYLFGAVISIFAMIFSIIYLSVSSISSFRVAKALEQGSRPSNWTHTKRWIKTGGFPWMISIGGWTLMIFIVAAPIVTSVLLSFTNYGFNHQAPTQAVDWVGLKQWGLWWVFRENNLFLSLSRVIGWTIVWTISSTLIPITLGIIIAILANNNRIKGRKFFRVVFILPWAIPAFISIMFLRNAFQGGQYGYINYILLSLGIIKESVNWLNQIDTARALVILVQTWIGYAWIFMLVTGNLQSIPKDIYEAASVDGAKGKDVFIKITLPSLLLSIAPMLIGQFVGAFNNFTTISLFTGGGPAFAEPTVFGEASTDIIISWVYKLTTGTVQIDGNQAFAAALTTFASIFSIAIAAKGFIKSMSRRD, encoded by the coding sequence ATGGATAATCTTAAGTTGTATAACTGATATGGTGAAGAATTTGAACCAATACTCCCTGAAATTGGTCATAGTTTAAAGGCATACAAACACCATGTTCGTAACATTCATACTAGAAGCACAGATAAAATCAATTTAAGAAAAAAAATCGAAAAAGATCTTTTTCTGAGAGCTAGATACAAAATAACAACTAACCTAAAAAGAGAATTATCAAGTCATAAGGTTGCATTTAAAAATAAAGCCAAAGTCATTCAAGATTCAATAAGAAGATTAAAACATTCTAAAAATTTAGAAACTTTAATAAAATTTGAAATTAAGAAAATTCAAAAACAAAAACAAGACATAAAAATTTATTCATTCGATTTCCTAAAATCACTAGAAAAAACTGCTGATGATTTAGAGCGAAAAAAACTTCTTATTAATAATTTAATTCACAAAACAAAATTAGAAGAAAATGATTTATTTAAAAAATATTGTATTTTTTCAATATCCTTACTTTATTTAAAATCTAATAAATCATATATTATTGGTGACTTAATTAAAATTGATACATTAAACCAAAGTAAACTTCATGATTTTGAAAAAGAATGCATTAAAAGTTTAGAAAATCCTAATCAATTTTTTACTGACTTTTTAAATGAGTTAGAAAAGTCTAGAATCGCTTTGGTTCAAAAAAAATTAAATCTTAAAGAAGAATTAAAACAAACTAAAAGTATTGAAAAAAGAAAATTTATCATTGAAAAAAATAATATTAAACTTTCTGCTAAAAAGAGAATAATAGAATTAGAATACGACTATAATCAAAAAATTGAACAACAAAAAACTGAAGCCAAAGAAATAAAAGCTGCTTCTTTAAAAAAGATTAAAGAAAATAAAGAAGCGATTATATCTGTTCAAAGAAACAACAAACATAAAATATATAAAATTAAACACTCCACAAAGAAAAAACTAGCAGCTCTTAAAAAAACATATAAAAGCGCCGTTAAAAGTGAAATGTTAAAAATTGATGATATTCTTCAAAAAGAATTTGATGCATTTATAAACAAATATAATTTAGAGCTTGCATATAACAAAGATACTCAAGTTTTTTATAAAAAATATTTCTTCAATATCTTTAATAAACTTAAAGTTAAGAAAGAAGTAAAGCAATACCTTAAATCAAGTTATTTACTATCTCAATCACAAATTTTAGAGAAAACATCTTATGAATCTAAGTTTAAAAAAGTTGAATCTGATTCATTAAGAGATAAAGTTCTTGAAGATAAAAAAATAAGAGAAAAGTACATCTTTGAGAAAATACAAGCAAAATATACAATGCATACTCTTAAGAAAGAAAATAAACTTCAATTAGAAAAGAGCGAGTTTAAGAAGAATAAAAATCAATTCAAGAAAAATTATTTAAATTCTCTTAAAGAGTTTAGACTCAAAAGAAAAGCAAAAGAAATAACCAAACAAGCATTTCAAAATAAAAAAATTGAGCTTAAGGTAGCTTATAAAGAATCTGTAAGAGAATGTGTATTAAACTCACAAGTCTTCAGAAATAAAAATATTTTAAAAACGCATGAATTTAGAAAACTATCCGAAAGAAAAATAAATAAAAAATTATATGATTCAAAAATAACTGAGGCACAAAAATCAATACCAACTGAATGCATCAAAAACCTAAGATACTACTCTTTAATACTTGGGTTCCTATTCCCAGGTTTATCAGAGATATTATTCTTTAAACAAAGAACTAAAGGTGTTATAATGCTCTTGGTTGCTGTTCTTATATGAACATTAGTTGTTCCCTTTTCATTTGGAGCTTATTGAAGTAAAATGAATGGAATTCCAGGTCTTTATGACCTAGGTTCAGGAATATTAGATGCCCAAAAAGGAATTTTTCCTGATGCTAGATATTATTTATTTGGTGCAGTTATTTCTATTTTTGCAATGATATTTTCAATTATTTATTTAAGTGTTTCATCTATTTCTTCATTCAGAGTTGCTAAAGCTCTTGAACAAGGGTCAAGACCATCTAATTGAACTCACACAAAACGTTGAATTAAAACAGGTGGTTTCCCTTGAATGATTTCTATTGGTGGTTGAACATTGATGATCTTTATTGTTGCAGCCCCAATAGTTACTTCGGTTTTATTATCATTTACTAACTATGGATTTAATCATCAAGCACCAACGCAAGCTGTTGATTGAGTTGGATTAAAACAATGAGGTTTATGATGAGTGTTCAGAGAAAATAATTTATTCTTATCATTAAGTAGAGTTATTGGTTGAACAATCGTATGAACAATTTCATCAACATTAATTCCTATAACGTTAGGTATAATTATTGCTATTTTAGCAAATAATAATAGAATTAAAGGTAGAAAATTCTTTAGAGTAGTATTTATATTACCTTGAGCTATCCCTGCATTTATTTCAATAATGTTTTTAAGAAATGCCTTTCAAGGTGGCCAATATGGTTATATAAACTATATCTTGCTATCTTTAGGAATTATTAAAGAAAGTGTTAACTGACTTAATCAAATAGATACTGCTAGAGCATTGGTTATTCTTGTTCAAACTTGAATTGGATATGCTTGAATTTTCATGTTAGTTACCGGTAACTTACAATCTATTCCAAAAGATATATATGAAGCAGCAAGTGTTGATGGAGCAAAAGGTAAGGATGTATTTATTAAAATAACATTGCCTTCACTATTATTATCAATTGCACCTATGTTGATTGGACAATTTGTGGGAGCATTTAACAACTTTACCACAATCAGTTTATTTACTGGTGGTGGTCCTGCTTTTGCCGAACCTACTGTATTTGGTGAAGCATCAACAGATATTATTATTTCTTGAGTTTATAAATTAACAACCGGAACAGTTCAAATTGATGGAAACCAAGCCTTTGCTGCAGCTTTAACAACTTTTGCTTCAATTTTCAGTATTGCTATTGCTGCAAAAGGATTTATAAAATCAATGTCAAGGAGGGATTAA
- a CDS encoding sugar ABC transporter permease, translated as MLIRRKTFYNSLSKKIHDSVNEKKLQPKRISFNDSDSKPPTPIEIVWIFINYAILLFWSLIVLFPIVSLIISAFNVQNTRIISIYPFKFGLDNFKYLFYNERSLFLTWYKNTIIIAVLTMIISTVFVALNGYAYSRFKFAGSKHSLTIIMLLQMIPATSSLICLYILVGLGESIGIDPKIMLVLIYSGGAVASNTFMLKSYLDTLSTELDDSGKVDGCSNWGLFFKILVPVIRPALIMVALWSFLTPFTDVILPKFVLRTQSERTLAVGLDTFLNTDPKYVNAGAYGAGSILASLPAFCLFMYLQRYIVGGLSDGAVKG; from the coding sequence ATGCTAATTAGAAGAAAAACTTTTTATAATTCTTTATCAAAGAAAATTCATGACAGTGTAAATGAGAAAAAACTGCAACCAAAGAGAATTTCTTTCAATGATTCAGATTCTAAACCTCCTACACCGATTGAAATTGTTTGAATTTTTATAAATTATGCAATTTTATTATTTTGATCATTAATTGTATTATTTCCAATTGTTTCATTAATCATTTCAGCATTTAACGTTCAAAATACTCGTATTATCTCAATTTATCCATTTAAATTTGGATTAGATAATTTCAAATATTTATTCTATAATGAAAGAAGTTTATTTCTAACTTGATATAAAAACACAATTATCATTGCTGTGTTAACAATGATTATTTCCACTGTTTTTGTTGCATTAAATGGATATGCTTATTCTAGATTTAAATTCGCTGGTTCAAAACACTCTTTAACAATCATTATGTTACTTCAAATGATTCCGGCAACTAGTTCATTAATATGTCTTTACATTTTAGTTGGTTTAGGTGAAAGTATTGGTATAGACCCTAAAATAATGCTAGTGTTGATTTATTCTGGTGGAGCAGTCGCTTCAAATACATTCATGTTAAAAAGTTATTTGGATACACTTTCAACAGAACTTGATGATTCAGGTAAAGTTGATGGTTGTTCTAACTGAGGATTATTCTTCAAAATTTTAGTTCCAGTTATTAGACCTGCACTCATAATGGTTGCCCTTTGATCGTTTTTAACACCATTTACTGATGTTATACTACCAAAATTTGTTTTAAGAACACAAAGTGAAAGAACCTTAGCTGTTGGATTAGACACATTTCTTAACACTGACCCTAAATATGTAAATGCAGGGGCATATGGTGCTGGTTCAATTCTTGCATCATTACCAGCATTTTGCTTGTTTATGTACTTACAAAGATATATTGTTGGTGGTTTAAGTGATGGGGCCGTGAAAGGATAA
- a CDS encoding ABC transporter ATP-binding protein yields MKKYQIENNELDQEFNLETVDLDKLINEVGEVNRVNNGAHIKLVNLSKKYEGNEKYTLENINLEIKPGTFCIFLGPSGCGKTTLLRMIAGLNSITKGDLLFNNKRYNNLLPNERNIAMVFQSYALYPHMNVYNNISFGLKIAKERKDIIDRRVKDVAKILKIDDYLYRKPRDLSGGQRQRVAIGRAIARKPLVFLMDEPLSNLDAKLRENMRREIVNIHRMLNTTSIYVTHDQLEAMTMGDQIVVFNDGKIQQSGTGRDLYFRPANLFVATFIGSPTMNIIEGTIVNDNFLSNDKNVTLEIDNDYKNKLTENQKVSIGYRSEDIKIFTKPTKSSIKGKISNIELIGKDQLVAVKLSSDIEIIANCSNDIEYELLSDVYVEFNTQKVHIFDSESTKRIN; encoded by the coding sequence ATGAAAAAATATCAAATTGAAAATAATGAGTTAGATCAAGAATTTAATCTTGAAACTGTAGACTTAGATAAATTGATTAATGAAGTTGGTGAAGTAAACAGAGTTAATAATGGTGCTCATATCAAATTAGTTAATTTATCTAAAAAATATGAAGGAAATGAGAAGTATACTCTCGAAAATATTAATTTAGAAATTAAACCTGGTACTTTTTGTATTTTCCTAGGACCTTCAGGTTGTGGAAAAACAACTTTATTAAGAATGATTGCCGGTCTAAACTCAATTACTAAAGGTGATTTGTTATTCAATAATAAACGTTATAATAATCTTTTACCTAATGAGAGAAACATAGCTATGGTTTTTCAATCTTATGCATTATATCCACATATGAATGTTTATAATAACATCTCATTTGGTCTTAAAATAGCCAAAGAACGTAAAGATATTATCGATCGTAGAGTAAAAGATGTTGCTAAAATATTAAAAATTGATGATTATCTTTACAGAAAACCACGTGATTTATCAGGTGGACAACGTCAAAGAGTTGCTATCGGAAGAGCTATCGCAAGAAAACCTCTGGTTTTCTTAATGGATGAGCCGCTTTCTAACCTTGATGCTAAACTTCGTGAAAATATGCGTCGTGAAATTGTTAATATCCACAGAATGCTTAATACTACAAGTATTTATGTAACTCACGATCAACTTGAAGCTATGACTATGGGGGATCAGATCGTAGTATTCAACGATGGTAAAATCCAACAAAGTGGAACTGGACGTGATTTATACTTCAGACCTGCTAACTTGTTTGTTGCTACTTTTATAGGTTCACCAACTATGAACATTATTGAAGGAACAATAGTTAATGACAATTTTTTAAGTAATGACAAAAATGTTACATTAGAGATTGATAATGATTATAAAAATAAATTAACTGAAAATCAAAAAGTGTCAATTGGTTATAGATCAGAAGATATTAAAATATTTACAAAACCAACTAAAAGTTCTATTAAAGGTAAAATATCAAACATTGAATTGATCGGTAAAGATCAACTTGTTGCGGTTAAATTATCCTCAGATATTGAAATAATTGCCAACTGCAGCAATGATATAGAGTACGAATTGTTATCCGATGTTTATGTTGAATTTAACACTCAAAAAGTCCACATTTTTGACAGTGAGTCTACTAAGAGAATTAATTAA
- a CDS encoding alpha-amylase family glycosyl hydrolase — MKQLSKYAESFYVQKLSENSQLIANWDDKKFSYNKLLDYKNLWLNAPMSHPLKEFKNSGVIYQVLVYNFADGNNDGIGDFIGLKNKLDYFVNLGVDTLLLSPIHPSTSYHGYSVLNYCDVAPQLGGFNAFLEFLNCAHDKGIKVYIDFVFNHTSYEHPWFQEALFDNQKFIEYYEFDRDENDKDLRVDTESHRKRYPNLDTPLGGTNKKYIGRFWAGMPDLNLDNPVVIEQLCEIQKFWTKVGVDGFRYDAFSEFFSSESETKNNFNEAKIFRMLREASNSITEKYNMNEVFMIGEWLADHKKAMEYLTYNNKTALNTIYDGGEHFKDHVDTRVGFNKLVDICKMYQRSSKDSVWVPFLENHDTNRWLDVYRREISKISPESKEYFNSLTEDEKDAQRIALLQLLILPGQPIIYYADELCYYSTRIYDDPGLREPLKWLNKNENCAIVERKIDASHANVFLNISSTIAEVEKVISEDNSIYKSISLINKIRQNNPFIMKTDPNTILDPFDFVDADDYSSVIVRSKGENSSEFLLFAFNNHLNTNKKMGKISRKYRFEVLYSYKVEDHSWGVTLPINSCVLYKLTRK, encoded by the coding sequence ATGAAACAATTATCAAAATATGCAGAAAGTTTTTATGTACAAAAACTCTCAGAAAACTCTCAATTAATTGCAAATTGAGACGACAAAAAGTTTAGTTATAATAAACTTTTAGACTACAAAAATTTATGACTTAATGCACCAATGTCTCATCCATTAAAAGAATTTAAGAATAGTGGAGTTATTTATCAAGTGTTGGTATACAATTTTGCTGACGGAAACAATGACGGAATTGGTGATTTTATTGGGTTAAAAAATAAATTAGATTACTTTGTAAATTTAGGAGTTGACACCTTATTGTTAAGTCCGATTCATCCTTCGACATCATACCATGGTTATTCAGTGTTGAACTACTGTGATGTTGCTCCACAACTTGGAGGATTTAATGCCTTCTTGGAATTTCTAAATTGTGCTCACGACAAAGGTATAAAGGTTTATATTGATTTTGTTTTTAATCATACTTCTTATGAACATCCATGATTTCAAGAAGCGTTGTTTGATAACCAAAAATTTATAGAATACTACGAATTTGATCGTGATGAAAATGATAAAGATTTAAGAGTCGATACTGAGTCACACAGAAAAAGATACCCCAATTTAGATACACCTTTAGGCGGTACAAATAAAAAGTATATCGGAAGATTTTGAGCTGGTATGCCAGATTTAAACTTAGACAATCCTGTTGTTATAGAACAACTTTGTGAAATTCAGAAATTCTGAACCAAAGTTGGTGTTGATGGTTTTAGATATGATGCCTTTTCGGAATTCTTTAGTAGTGAATCAGAAACAAAGAATAATTTTAATGAAGCTAAGATTTTTAGAATGCTTAGAGAAGCTTCTAACTCAATCACTGAAAAATACAATATGAATGAAGTATTTATGATTGGTGAATGACTAGCTGATCATAAAAAAGCGATGGAGTATTTAACATACAATAATAAAACCGCTTTAAACACTATTTATGATGGTGGTGAACACTTTAAAGACCATGTAGATACTAGGGTAGGTTTCAACAAACTTGTAGATATTTGCAAAATGTATCAAAGAAGTTCTAAAGATAGTGTATGAGTTCCATTTTTAGAAAACCATGACACTAATCGCTGATTAGATGTGTATCGTCGTGAAATTTCTAAAATTTCACCTGAATCAAAAGAATATTTTAACTCATTAACTGAAGATGAAAAAGATGCTCAAAGAATTGCTCTTTTACAATTATTAATTCTTCCAGGACAACCAATTATTTATTATGCTGATGAATTGTGTTATTATTCGACAAGAATTTATGATGATCCAGGATTAAGAGAACCTCTCAAATGATTAAATAAAAACGAAAATTGCGCAATAGTAGAAAGAAAGATTGATGCAAGTCATGCGAATGTATTTCTAAACATTTCTTCTACAATTGCAGAAGTTGAAAAGGTTATTTCAGAAGATAATTCTATTTATAAATCTATTTCATTAATAAATAAAATAAGACAAAATAATCCATTCATAATGAAAACTGATCCAAACACTATTTTAGACCCATTTGATTTTGTTGATGCTGATGATTATAGTTCTGTTATTGTAAGATCTAAAGGCGAAAATAGTAGTGAATTCTTACTTTTTGCCTTTAACAATCATTTAAATACAAACAAAAAAATGGGTAAAATTTCAAGAAAATATCGCTTTGAAGTTTTATATTCATATAAAGTTGAAGATCATTCATGGGGTGTAACCTTACCTATAAATAGTTGTGTATTGTATAAACTAACAAGAAAATAA
- a CDS encoding winged helix-turn-helix domain-containing protein has product MNKPVKKTQQIINYLMELIQSKKIPTNKIMPSEHALMMRFNCSRSVVVAAYQKLEALGAIYSISKRGHFVAENFHNLIKPVSYLIGCDKQIVKSRTKNFELPEWIINNQIIFVNGVEKIEKEYFIKGELVAEGEIYLSGKYISPDTEIIDNTSLIDHLNNADGLTNIVYKLNYEKVNKFNHEFLVVVSFYGYDEDSISIAGKYYIKPEHFTFYHQEFSLNH; this is encoded by the coding sequence ATGAATAAACCTGTAAAGAAAACTCAACAAATAATAAATTATTTGATGGAATTGATACAAAGTAAAAAAATTCCGACAAACAAAATCATGCCATCTGAGCATGCACTAATGATGAGATTTAACTGCTCAAGATCTGTTGTTGTTGCTGCATACCAAAAATTAGAAGCTTTAGGAGCTATTTACTCTATTAGCAAGAGAGGACATTTCGTAGCAGAAAACTTTCACAACTTAATTAAACCAGTATCCTATTTGATAGGATGTGACAAGCAAATAGTTAAATCAAGAACTAAAAATTTTGAACTACCTGAATGAATCATTAATAATCAAATTATTTTTGTTAATGGTGTTGAAAAAATTGAAAAAGAATATTTTATCAAAGGTGAATTAGTTGCTGAAGGTGAAATTTATCTCTCTGGTAAGTATATAAGTCCTGATACCGAAATTATCGATAATACAAGTTTAATCGACCATCTTAACAATGCTGATGGATTAACAAATATTGTTTATAAACTTAACTATGAAAAAGTTAATAAGTTTAATCATGAATTTTTAGTAGTTGTATCATTTTATGGATACGATGAAGATAGTATTTCTATTGCTGGTAAGTATTATATTAAACCTGAGCACTTCACTTTTTATCACCAAGAATTCTCATTGAATCATTAG
- a CDS encoding alpha-amylase family glycosyl hydrolase, giving the protein MKNNEFLTLNLSYFNDLDKSYFYDGDDLGAHFKNDKFTLKLWQPFAEKVRVFIYENSESETEYEILNMSKNANVWEISLDKSYEGKYYLYEVENKNQTKLATDPYSFSLSAVKWEGGENLKVKSAIVDIEKIKNNYPKWNSDILPRKANIYELHIRDYTSGLDQSKLKNSFGTFNAAREAGIFEYLNQLGINHLQLLPIHSCYTLDETNIKKLSKNEGKKWNTNYNWGYDPLNYFSINGSYSSNPHDPYARLFEFKNFVDEAHKHNIGIILDVVYNHLFTNNTLNDIFPGYYFRNESKVNPVNYPPLASQRFMVRKLIVDSLKYFMEYFDVDGYRFDLSSFIDKETTDIIYQELSKIKPNVVLHGEAWAFTDLDYDKNYVKGFLPNNINFGYFNDTTRNAIKGSDHSKDQGLFANFSKSYFLSYVNSSVGNLIDYNFDNFAYSHKAYDLFCSNVDMNLQYNACHDGFTLWDKLNISTTELSFLEKIQRYRQALIMTVTTQGRILHLAGTELLQSKPADRSGMDFERTIESNYYDELNDEPESNRYHPNSYKTTDFVNCIKWNHLKNYYVKEYVFDFFAKLNKFRNQSNIFTLSTEEIYKNIKLKVVDENKGILIYEITDKEQKYLVAHNFTDVDYSYDMTNYVVVFDNKIKFNGDNKYITPHTSLILKEK; this is encoded by the coding sequence ATGAAAAATAATGAATTTTTAACATTAAATTTGAGTTATTTTAATGATTTAGATAAATCATACTTTTATGATGGTGATGACTTAGGTGCACACTTTAAAAATGATAAATTCACACTTAAATTATGACAACCATTTGCTGAAAAAGTAAGAGTTTTTATTTATGAAAACTCTGAATCTGAAACTGAATACGAAATACTTAATATGAGCAAAAATGCTAACGTTTGAGAGATTTCACTGGATAAAAGTTACGAAGGAAAATATTATCTATACGAAGTAGAAAATAAAAATCAAACAAAATTAGCAACTGATCCATATTCATTCTCTTTATCAGCGGTTAAATGAGAAGGTGGTGAAAACTTAAAGGTAAAAAGTGCTATTGTTGATATTGAAAAAATTAAAAATAATTATCCCAAATGAAATAGTGATATATTGCCAAGAAAAGCAAATATATATGAATTACATATTCGTGACTACACTTCAGGATTAGACCAATCAAAACTTAAAAATAGTTTTGGAACATTCAATGCTGCACGTGAAGCTGGGATTTTTGAGTATTTAAATCAATTAGGTATTAATCATTTACAACTTCTTCCAATTCACAGTTGTTACACTTTAGATGAAACTAACATAAAAAAATTATCTAAAAATGAAGGAAAGAAATGAAATACCAACTATAATTGAGGTTATGATCCGTTAAACTATTTTAGTATTAATGGTTCATATTCTTCAAATCCTCACGATCCTTACGCAAGACTTTTTGAGTTTAAGAATTTTGTAGATGAAGCTCACAAACACAATATCGGAATTATTTTAGATGTTGTATATAATCATCTTTTTACAAACAATACTCTTAATGATATTTTTCCTGGATATTATTTTAGAAATGAATCAAAAGTTAATCCAGTAAACTATCCCCCACTTGCTTCACAAAGATTCATGGTAAGAAAATTAATTGTTGACTCACTTAAATATTTTATGGAATATTTTGATGTAGATGGATATCGTTTTGATTTATCATCATTCATAGACAAAGAAACTACTGATATAATTTATCAAGAATTAAGTAAAATTAAACCTAATGTTGTACTTCATGGTGAAGCTTGAGCATTTACTGATTTAGACTACGATAAAAATTATGTTAAAGGTTTTTTACCTAACAATATAAATTTTGGATACTTTAATGACACAACCAGAAACGCAATCAAAGGTTCAGATCATTCCAAAGATCAAGGATTATTCGCTAATTTTAGTAAATCATATTTCCTATCTTATGTTAACTCAAGTGTTGGAAATTTAATAGATTATAATTTTGATAATTTCGCTTATAGCCATAAGGCTTATGATCTATTTTGTTCTAATGTTGATATGAACTTGCAATATAACGCTTGTCATGATGGTTTTACTCTTTGAGATAAACTTAATATTTCTACAACCGAATTAAGCTTTTTAGAAAAAATTCAAAGATATAGACAAGCCCTTATTATGACAGTGACTACTCAAGGTAGAATTTTACACCTAGCCGGGACAGAATTACTTCAATCTAAACCTGCTGACAGAAGTGGAATGGATTTCGAAAGAACAATCGAAAGTAATTATTATGATGAATTAAATGATGAACCCGAATCAAATAGATATCATCCAAATAGCTATAAAACAACCGATTTTGTTAACTGCATAAAATGAAATCACCTCAAAAACTACTATGTAAAAGAATATGTATTTGATTTCTTTGCAAAATTAAACAAATTTAGAAACCAAAGTAATATTTTTACTTTATCAACTGAAGAAATTTATAAAAATATTAAGTTAAAGGTGGTTGATGAAAATAAAGGTATACTAATTTATGAAATTACTGATAAAGAACAAAAGTATTTAGTTGCACATAATTTTACAGATGTAGATTATTCATATGATATGACTAATTATGTAGTAGTTTTCGATAACAAAATTAAATTTAACGGTGATAATAAATATATCACACCACACACCTCACTTATATTAAAGGAGAAATAA